One stretch of Caldinitratiruptor microaerophilus DNA includes these proteins:
- a CDS encoding zf-HC2 domain-containing protein translates to MNCEGVRQHLSAYIDGELHELARLQVEHHLGRCAACATEEALLRRTVAMLHDLADPDLEVPPGFRESLHARLAALPPPVAAARPAVVPAWERVRRSWRRAGVPAAAAAAAAAILALAYSPAGPFGGTRPVPLAGGAGLTGPSTAPATAADVTRVDGPGAPAARPDGAGSVAAGPSSGSSGSGPVTGRSTPGPGAGVRAQTPGAKPGAGGPQPGEQAGTPTLPGMEPSIPVNGLSAGVAGAEGAKPARVEKGTLVAITYRVRLEVPDIDQALRAVETAIAGLGGGVVPSEERIYWVPADKQDEARAALREIALRQTGRVASEESGQVDYSEQYTAAYDDIRAAKETLANLDEYVRTGVWTPQDAAAQRAKLEAILETAERNRDYWWDRAHRVEFVVTVEKVAAAAAPAEPAGPAPQP, encoded by the coding sequence GTGAACTGTGAGGGCGTCCGACAGCACCTTTCTGCGTACATCGACGGGGAGCTCCATGAACTCGCGCGCCTTCAGGTGGAGCACCACCTGGGGCGCTGCGCCGCGTGCGCCACAGAAGAGGCCCTCCTGCGCCGGACCGTCGCGATGCTGCACGACCTGGCGGACCCGGACCTGGAGGTTCCGCCGGGGTTCCGCGAGAGCCTTCATGCCCGGCTTGCGGCCCTGCCGCCGCCGGTCGCTGCCGCCCGTCCGGCTGTGGTGCCGGCTTGGGAGCGGGTGCGCCGGAGCTGGCGCCGGGCCGGGGTTCCCGCCGCGGCGGCTGCGGCTGCCGCCGCCATCCTCGCGCTGGCCTACTCGCCGGCCGGTCCGTTCGGCGGCACGCGTCCGGTGCCTCTGGCCGGCGGGGCGGGGCTGACCGGCCCATCCACGGCGCCTGCGACGGCAGCGGACGTTACCCGGGTCGACGGCCCCGGCGCACCGGCTGCCCGTCCGGACGGCGCCGGATCCGTCGCAGCAGGGCCGAGCAGCGGTTCGAGCGGTTCGGGGCCGGTGACGGGGCGGAGCACGCCGGGCCCCGGCGCCGGCGTACGGGCCCAGACACCGGGCGCCAAGCCGGGGGCGGGCGGGCCGCAACCCGGGGAACAGGCGGGTACGCCGACACTTCCCGGGATGGAGCCTTCGATCCCGGTCAACGGCCTCAGCGCGGGCGTGGCGGGCGCCGAAGGCGCCAAACCGGCCCGCGTCGAGAAAGGCACGCTCGTTGCCATCACGTACAGGGTGAGGCTGGAGGTCCCGGACATCGACCAGGCGCTCCGGGCGGTCGAGACGGCGATCGCCGGACTCGGCGGCGGTGTCGTTCCGTCCGAAGAGCGGATCTACTGGGTACCGGCGGACAAGCAGGACGAGGCCCGGGCCGCGCTGCGGGAGATCGCGCTGCGGCAGACGGGACGGGTGGCGTCGGAGGAGTCGGGCCAGGTGGACTACTCCGAGCAATACACCGCCGCTTACGACGACATCCGGGCCGCGAAAGAGACCCTGGCGAATCTGGACGAGTACGTGCGTACGGGCGTGTGGACCCCGCAGGACGCCGCCGCGCAGCGGGCCAAGCTGGAGGCCATCCTGGAGACGGCGGAGCGCAACCGGGACTACTGGTGGGACCGGGCCCACAGGGTCGAGTTCGTCGTCACCGTGGAGAAGGTCGCGGCGGCAGCAGCACCGGCGGAGCCCGCCGGGCCCGCGCCGCAGCCGTGA
- a CDS encoding RNA polymerase sigma factor, whose amino-acid sequence MNSSDESRLVERARAGDVAAFEALISQYEKRVYGLAYRLTGNHEDASDMAQEAFVRAYTSLAEFRGDSSFSTWLHRIVYNACRDELRRRQRQRVSSLDEPMDKDDGELARQWADPADGPEQALERRELQRLVREAVLDLDEDHRDILILRDFQDLTYEQIRDVLGVSLGTVKSRLNRARAALKEALRSRLADRELFAPAAVYRARRRRGGEL is encoded by the coding sequence GTGAACTCGAGCGACGAGTCGCGCCTCGTCGAGCGGGCCCGCGCAGGCGACGTGGCGGCCTTCGAGGCTCTCATCAGCCAGTACGAGAAGCGGGTCTACGGTCTGGCGTACCGCCTGACCGGCAACCACGAAGACGCCAGCGACATGGCCCAGGAGGCGTTCGTCCGGGCTTACACGTCGCTCGCGGAGTTCCGGGGCGACTCGTCCTTCTCGACGTGGCTGCACCGGATCGTCTACAACGCGTGTCGGGATGAACTCCGGCGCCGGCAGCGGCAACGGGTGTCCTCTCTCGACGAGCCGATGGACAAAGACGATGGTGAGCTGGCCCGCCAGTGGGCGGACCCGGCTGACGGACCCGAGCAGGCCCTGGAGCGCCGCGAACTCCAGCGACTGGTGCGGGAGGCCGTGCTGGACCTCGACGAAGACCACCGGGACATCCTCATTCTCCGCGATTTTCAGGATCTCACCTACGAGCAGATCCGCGACGTGCTGGGCGTATCCCTGGGGACGGTGAAGAGCCGGCTCAACCGCGCCCGGGCTGCTCTCAAGGAAGCCCTCCGGTCGCGTCTGGCCGACAGGGAACTTTTCGCACCTGCCGCCGTCTATAGAGCCAGGAGGCGACGCGGCGGTGAACTGTGA
- a CDS encoding protease complex subunit PrcB family protein, with product MRRVHALRPLSAAAALLLVLALGACGRPPARGTPPSVGGSPPAASPGGPGVPGAGAPGEPAPGPAPAVPAAPGRPESPPASGKAGGEPSGPSEHPVEPVSPGPRGPVPFQTLEKGYYSGLTDRAAVLVTDAGSWAELWQRHVSPRVPAPPPPEIDFHAYSVIAVSLGEKSSGGYAVEVVGVERLGDRLILSVRTRSPAPGAAVTAALSQPYHLVRIPRQEGPVRLEVNWE from the coding sequence GTGAGACGCGTGCATGCCCTGCGGCCCCTGTCCGCAGCGGCCGCACTCCTGCTCGTCCTGGCGCTGGGCGCGTGCGGCCGGCCGCCGGCGCGCGGGACACCGCCGTCCGTCGGCGGATCGCCGCCGGCAGCGAGCCCCGGCGGCCCGGGGGTTCCCGGGGCCGGCGCCCCGGGCGAGCCGGCACCCGGGCCGGCTCCTGCCGTTCCCGCCGCTCCGGGGCGGCCGGAGAGCCCGCCCGCGTCCGGCAAGGCAGGCGGCGAACCGTCCGGGCCGTCCGAGCACCCTGTGGAGCCGGTCTCGCCCGGGCCCCGGGGGCCCGTCCCCTTCCAGACCCTGGAGAAGGGGTACTACTCCGGCCTGACCGACCGGGCCGCAGTGCTGGTGACCGACGCCGGGTCGTGGGCAGAACTCTGGCAGCGCCACGTGTCCCCCCGCGTGCCCGCCCCGCCTCCCCCGGAGATCGACTTCCACGCGTACTCGGTAATCGCCGTCTCGCTCGGGGAGAAGTCGAGCGGCGGCTACGCGGTCGAGGTGGTGGGGGTGGAGCGCCTGGGTGACCGGCTGATCCTGTCCGTCCGGACCCGCTCGCCCGCCCCGGGGGCCGCCGTCACCGCGGCGCTGAGCCAGCCGTACCACCTGGTGCGCATTCCCCGCCAGGAGGGGCCTGTCCGGCTCGAGGTGAACTGGGAGTGA
- a CDS encoding SDR family NAD(P)-dependent oxidoreductase, protein MQIAGAVALVTGASSGIGREVALALGRRGAAVALIGRDETRLGEVAAQCRAAGAAAALPLRADVADWEAVNTVVGELERTLGPADILVNSAGVMYTGPVHRMAPEHFAEMVRTNYLGTVYPTRAVLPGMIARRRGSIVNLSSLAGRVAARGYGGYAPTKYAVAGFTDALRQEVAHRGIHVCGVYPGPVDTPMVRDREGKGPADPFPLVPLLRPERVAEAVVRAIERRRRHVYLPAGAGLVGLLYTLWPQPVEWIYARFPIGQNRVD, encoded by the coding sequence ATGCAGATCGCGGGGGCGGTGGCCCTGGTCACGGGGGCGTCGAGCGGCATCGGGCGCGAGGTCGCGCTGGCGCTCGGGCGCCGGGGGGCGGCCGTCGCGCTGATCGGCCGGGACGAGACCCGGCTCGGCGAGGTGGCCGCGCAGTGCCGCGCCGCAGGCGCCGCGGCGGCTCTGCCGCTTCGCGCCGACGTCGCCGACTGGGAGGCGGTGAACACCGTGGTGGGGGAGCTGGAGCGAACCCTGGGGCCCGCCGACATCCTCGTGAACAGCGCCGGCGTGATGTACACGGGACCCGTCCACCGCATGGCGCCGGAGCATTTCGCCGAGATGGTCCGCACCAACTACCTCGGCACCGTCTACCCCACCCGGGCGGTGCTGCCGGGGATGATCGCCCGCAGGCGGGGCAGCATCGTCAACCTCTCCTCCCTCGCCGGCCGCGTGGCCGCCCGGGGCTACGGCGGCTACGCCCCCACCAAGTACGCGGTTGCCGGGTTCACCGACGCCCTCCGGCAGGAAGTCGCCCACCGGGGGATCCACGTCTGCGGCGTGTACCCCGGTCCCGTCGACACCCCGATGGTCCGGGATCGGGAGGGGAAAGGGCCTGCGGATCCGTTTCCCCTGGTCCCGCTCCTTCGCCCGGAGCGCGTCGCGGAGGCCGTGGTCCGGGCGATCGAGCGGCGCCGGCGGCACGTGTACCTTCCCGCCGGCGCCGGGCTGGTCGGCCTCCTGTACACGCTCTGGCCCCAACCCGTGGAGTGGATCTACGCGCGCTTCCCCATCGGCCAGAACCGGGTCGACTGA
- a CDS encoding Mrp/NBP35 family ATP-binding protein, whose amino-acid sequence MAVTHEAIMEALKGVMDPELRRSVVELDMVKEVRIHGNDVDLTINLTVPGCPLKATFERDVVERLRREIPDIGQINLHFGAMTDEERAAVAAKVRGAPMPTANTARLAEKYRIIGVASGKGGVGKSTVTVNLAVALERLGYPVGILDADIYGFSIPRMMGNMNRPVVLDEQSIVPVENHGVRFISAGSLVDEDTPIIWRGPMLTKMIEQFLTNVLWGDIQYLLIDLPPGTGDVALSIAQMLPGAQILIVTTPQAAASQVAIRVGAMAQKVNQRILGIVENMAYFVCDQCSKEHYIFGKGGAQSLAAQLGTEVLGRIPLQGEVRLGGDVGDPVVVEDPDSLAARAFFEVARRVVELAPPVSVAGEARRVV is encoded by the coding sequence ATGGCGGTCACCCACGAGGCCATCATGGAGGCCCTCAAGGGGGTCATGGATCCGGAACTGCGGCGCAGCGTCGTGGAACTGGACATGGTGAAGGAAGTCCGGATCCACGGAAACGACGTCGACCTGACGATCAACCTGACCGTGCCCGGTTGCCCGCTCAAGGCGACCTTCGAGCGGGACGTCGTGGAGAGGCTGCGGCGGGAGATCCCGGATATCGGCCAGATCAACCTCCACTTCGGCGCGATGACCGACGAGGAGCGGGCGGCCGTCGCGGCGAAGGTGCGGGGCGCGCCCATGCCCACCGCGAACACGGCGCGGCTGGCGGAGAAGTACCGCATCATCGGGGTGGCGTCCGGCAAGGGCGGGGTGGGGAAGTCCACCGTCACCGTGAACCTGGCGGTCGCGCTGGAGCGCCTCGGCTACCCGGTCGGCATCCTGGACGCGGACATCTACGGCTTCTCCATCCCGCGCATGATGGGGAACATGAACCGCCCGGTCGTGCTGGACGAGCAGAGCATCGTGCCGGTCGAGAACCACGGGGTGCGGTTCATCTCGGCCGGGTCGCTGGTCGACGAGGACACGCCGATCATCTGGCGCGGCCCGATGCTCACCAAGATGATCGAGCAGTTCCTCACGAACGTGCTCTGGGGCGACATCCAGTACCTTCTCATCGACCTCCCGCCCGGCACCGGCGACGTCGCCCTGTCCATCGCCCAGATGCTGCCCGGCGCCCAGATCCTGATCGTCACGACTCCGCAGGCGGCCGCCTCGCAGGTCGCCATCCGGGTGGGCGCGATGGCCCAGAAGGTGAACCAGCGCATCCTCGGCATCGTCGAGAACATGGCGTACTTCGTGTGCGACCAGTGCTCGAAGGAGCACTACATCTTCGGCAAGGGCGGCGCCCAGTCCCTGGCCGCGCAGCTCGGTACCGAGGTGCTGGGGCGCATCCCGCTCCAGGGCGAGGTACGCCTGGGCGGGGACGTCGGCGACCCGGTGGTGGTCGAGGATCCCGACTCCCTGGCGGCCAGGGCGTTCTTCGAGGTCGCCCGCCGCGTCGTGGAGCTCGCCCCGCCGGTCTCCGTCGCCGGCGAGGCCCGCCGCGTGGTGTGA
- the pyk gene encoding pyruvate kinase, whose protein sequence is MRRTKIVATIGPASENVDVLVRLIRAGMNVARLNMSHGVLEDHRRRLAAIREAVRITGATVGVMLDLKGPEIRIGTFEGGRVTLREGQPFTLSTRPRPGTAEGVYVEYPGLTEDVRPGRPVYLDDGNIVLEVESVAGPDVHCRVVVGGVLSDRKKVNLPGIRVSLPALAEKDVEDIRFGVAEGVDFIAASFVRKAADVLAIRRVLEEAGGDQQIIAKVESQEGFDNLDEILQIADGLMVARGDLGVEVPTEEVPLMQKAMIERANRFGKPVITATQMLESMVQRPRPTRAEASDVANAIYDGTDAVMLSAETAAGAHPVEAVQTMARIAERTEEALDYAAILARKRRQAGERLATVTEAISHGTVATAADLGAAAIITATASGFTARMVSKYRPRAPIIAVTPNPRVSRQLTLVWGVHPVVKEEATSTDTMMDRAIEGALESGLVRGGDLVVITAGVPLGIQGTTNLIRVETVAEVLARGTGIGRRAVVGVARVVRGPADLDRVGRGDVLVASFTDADFVPAMERAAAVVTEEGGLTSHAAVVCLSLGIPVVVGAQGATARIADGDTVTVDATRGLVYRGKATVR, encoded by the coding sequence GTGCGTAGGACGAAGATCGTGGCCACCATCGGACCCGCGAGCGAAAACGTGGACGTGCTCGTCCGCCTCATCCGTGCCGGCATGAACGTGGCGCGGCTCAACATGTCGCACGGCGTCCTCGAGGACCACCGCCGCCGCCTGGCCGCCATCCGGGAGGCCGTGCGGATCACCGGCGCCACGGTGGGCGTCATGCTCGACCTGAAGGGACCCGAGATCCGCATCGGCACCTTCGAGGGGGGACGTGTGACCCTCCGGGAGGGGCAGCCCTTCACGCTCAGCACCCGGCCGCGCCCCGGCACGGCGGAGGGGGTTTACGTCGAGTACCCCGGGCTCACGGAGGACGTGCGACCCGGCCGGCCGGTGTATCTCGACGACGGGAACATCGTCCTGGAAGTGGAGTCGGTGGCGGGCCCGGACGTCCACTGCCGCGTGGTCGTGGGCGGCGTGCTCTCGGACCGCAAGAAGGTCAACCTCCCCGGGATCCGCGTGTCGCTCCCCGCCCTGGCCGAGAAGGACGTCGAGGACATCCGCTTCGGCGTCGCCGAGGGGGTCGACTTCATCGCCGCCTCCTTCGTGCGCAAGGCGGCCGACGTGCTGGCCATCCGCCGGGTGCTCGAGGAGGCCGGGGGCGATCAGCAGATCATCGCCAAGGTGGAGTCCCAGGAGGGCTTCGACAACCTCGACGAGATCCTGCAGATCGCCGACGGGCTGATGGTGGCCCGGGGCGACCTGGGGGTGGAGGTGCCGACCGAAGAGGTCCCCCTCATGCAGAAGGCGATGATCGAACGGGCCAACCGCTTCGGCAAGCCCGTGATCACCGCCACGCAGATGCTCGAGTCCATGGTGCAGCGGCCCCGCCCGACGCGGGCGGAGGCTTCGGACGTGGCCAACGCCATCTACGACGGTACCGACGCCGTGATGCTCTCTGCCGAGACGGCCGCCGGCGCGCACCCGGTCGAGGCCGTGCAGACGATGGCCCGCATCGCCGAGCGCACGGAGGAGGCGCTGGACTACGCCGCCATCCTCGCCCGCAAGCGCCGCCAGGCGGGGGAGCGGCTCGCCACCGTCACCGAGGCGATCTCCCACGGGACGGTCGCCACCGCGGCGGACCTCGGCGCCGCGGCCATCATCACGGCGACGGCCTCCGGCTTCACCGCCCGGATGGTCTCCAAGTACCGGCCCCGGGCGCCGATCATCGCCGTCACCCCGAACCCGCGGGTCTCCCGCCAGCTCACGCTGGTCTGGGGGGTCCATCCGGTGGTGAAGGAGGAGGCCACCTCCACCGACACGATGATGGACCGGGCCATCGAGGGGGCGCTGGAGTCCGGGCTGGTCCGGGGCGGCGACCTGGTGGTGATCACGGCGGGGGTGCCGCTGGGGATCCAGGGCACCACGAACCTCATCCGCGTCGAGACGGTGGCGGAGGTGCTGGCGCGGGGCACGGGGATCGGCCGCCGGGCCGTGGTGGGCGTGGCCCGCGTCGTGCGCGGGCCCGCCGACCTGGACCGGGTCGGCCGGGGCGACGTGCTCGTGGCCTCCTTCACCGATGCCGACTTCGTCCCCGCCATGGAGCGGGCGGCGGCCGTCGTGACCGAGGAGGGCGGTCTCACCTCTCACGCGGCGGTCGTCTGCCTCTCGCTGGGCATCCCGGTCGTGGTGGGGGCACAGGGGGCCACCGCCCGCATCGCCGACGGGGACACGGTCACGGTCGACGCCACCCGGGGGCTCGTGTACCGGGGCAAGGCGACGGTGCGGTGA
- the pfkA gene encoding 6-phosphofructokinase produces MKRIGVLTSGGDAPGMNAAIRAVVRWGQQLGLEVIGVRHGFAGLISGEHVPLTLRDVGDIIHRGGTILQTARSDRFLTPEGQAEAMATARRLGIEGLVVIGGDGSFRGAKRLIELGLPTVGVPGTIDNDIAGTDVTIGFDTAVNTVVDAINKIRDTATSHDRTFVIEVMGRHSGWIAIVAGLAGGAESILIPEHPLPVEEVCERLKRGFARGKRHSLVVVAEGAGSGFEVGEQIKQRTGFDVRVTVLGHVQRGGAPTASDRVLASQLGARAAEILARGESGKMVGIEHGTVVERDFDDVIGKPKPIPLELVRLAEGLAV; encoded by the coding sequence TTGAAGCGGATCGGCGTCCTGACGAGTGGCGGCGACGCCCCGGGGATGAACGCGGCCATCCGGGCCGTGGTGCGGTGGGGTCAGCAGCTCGGCCTCGAGGTCATCGGCGTCCGGCACGGGTTCGCCGGGCTGATCTCGGGCGAGCACGTGCCGTTGACCCTGCGGGACGTCGGCGACATCATCCACCGCGGCGGGACCATCCTGCAGACCGCCCGCAGCGATCGCTTCCTCACCCCGGAGGGGCAGGCCGAGGCCATGGCGACGGCCCGCCGGCTCGGGATCGAGGGGCTCGTGGTGATCGGCGGCGACGGGTCCTTCCGCGGGGCGAAGCGGCTCATCGAGCTCGGCCTGCCCACCGTCGGGGTGCCGGGCACCATCGACAACGACATCGCGGGCACGGACGTGACGATCGGCTTCGACACGGCCGTGAACACCGTGGTCGACGCCATCAACAAGATCCGGGACACGGCGACCTCCCACGACCGCACCTTCGTGATCGAGGTCATGGGCCGGCACAGCGGCTGGATCGCCATCGTGGCGGGGCTGGCGGGCGGCGCCGAGTCGATCCTGATCCCCGAACACCCGCTGCCCGTCGAGGAGGTGTGCGAGCGCCTGAAGCGGGGCTTCGCCCGCGGCAAGCGGCACTCGCTGGTCGTGGTGGCGGAGGGGGCGGGGTCGGGCTTCGAGGTGGGCGAGCAGATCAAGCAGCGCACGGGCTTCGACGTGCGCGTCACCGTCCTGGGCCACGTGCAGCGCGGCGGGGCGCCGACCGCCAGCGACCGCGTCCTCGCCAGCCAGCTCGGGGCCCGGGCGGCGGAGATCCTGGCCCGCGGGGAGTCGGGGAAGATGGTCGGGATCGAGCACGGGACTGTCGTGGAGCGCGACTTCGACGACGTCATCGGCAAGCCCAAGCCGATTCCGTTGGAGCTCGTCCGGCTGGCCGAAGGGCTGGCGGTGTGA
- the tpx gene encoding thiol peroxidase, which translates to MVERTGVVSFGGKPVTLIGPEIKVGDTAPDFTALGTDLKPVSLKDFAGKPLILASVPSLDTGVCDAETRRFNEEATGLPGVTILTISMDLPFAQKRWCGAAGVERVITLSDHRDASFGQAYGVLVKELRLLARAVFVVDASGKVTYVEYVPDAHNHPNYEAAIAAARQAAARVS; encoded by the coding sequence ATGGTCGAGCGCACCGGCGTCGTCAGCTTCGGCGGCAAGCCTGTCACCCTCATCGGCCCGGAGATCAAGGTCGGGGACACGGCCCCGGACTTCACCGCCCTCGGCACTGACCTGAAGCCCGTCTCCCTGAAGGACTTCGCGGGCAAGCCCCTCATCCTGGCCTCGGTCCCGTCGCTGGACACGGGCGTGTGCGACGCGGAGACCCGGCGCTTCAACGAGGAGGCCACGGGCCTCCCCGGGGTCACGATCCTGACCATCTCCATGGACCTTCCGTTCGCGCAGAAGCGCTGGTGCGGGGCCGCCGGCGTGGAGCGCGTGATCACCCTGTCCGACCATCGGGACGCCTCCTTCGGCCAGGCGTACGGGGTGCTCGTGAAGGAGCTGCGGCTCCTGGCGCGGGCCGTCTTCGTCGTGGATGCAAGCGGAAAGGTCACCTACGTGGAGTACGTGCCGGACGCCCACAACCACCCGAACTACGAGGCGGCCATCGCCGCAGCCCGCCAGGCGGCGGCCAGGGTTTCGTAG
- a CDS encoding ASKHA domain-containing protein: protein MTESTARLVVGGRAVEVPAGTPLHIALNEHGFHVETPCGARGTCRKCRVRLGGDVPPPSAADREHLSPAELELGFRLSCQHRAAGVLEVAILPGGAADPRKAGLGRLSGHVPVEPWAPLHLAPRGARPVGLAVDLGTTTIVAALLDLETGEELGAATLPNPQSVYGADLMSRLTHAMAGPDERRALQALAVRAVAYLSRRLLRRAGLPPEAAVAAAVVGNTAMHHLFLGLPVEGLAVAPYRPVVRGGLDTPAAALGDLGIHPQAPVHTLPVVAGFVGADAVACALAAGLDRTGETVLVVDIGTNGEAVLAHRGELWAASAPAGPAFEGGELSMGMRAGPGAVESVEWDGAGLRVGVAGGDRAVARGVCGSGLLDAAQVLLATGALDPDGRLHARGPLAGRIREGAWEGLAFVLAEPPGEPTVVLTQRDLRQLQLAKGAVRSGVEVLLRSAGVTPAELDAVLLAGGFGNYLRREAALATGLLPQVPPERVVPAGNLAAQGAKLALLSREARRRAAVLAQRIRHVDLATHPDFEAVFMAALAFPAGVR from the coding sequence ATGACGGAGAGCACCGCGCGGCTGGTCGTGGGCGGCCGGGCGGTGGAGGTGCCGGCCGGCACGCCCCTGCACATCGCCCTGAACGAGCACGGGTTCCACGTGGAGACTCCCTGCGGCGCACGGGGCACGTGCCGCAAGTGCCGGGTGCGCCTGGGAGGCGACGTGCCGCCGCCCTCGGCGGCAGACCGGGAGCACCTGAGCCCGGCCGAGCTCGAGCTGGGCTTCCGCCTCTCGTGCCAGCACCGGGCGGCAGGGGTCCTGGAGGTGGCGATCCTGCCCGGGGGCGCGGCCGACCCCCGCAAGGCAGGCCTGGGGCGCCTGAGCGGGCACGTGCCGGTCGAGCCGTGGGCGCCGCTCCACCTCGCCCCCCGGGGGGCGCGCCCGGTGGGGCTGGCGGTCGACCTGGGCACGACGACGATCGTCGCGGCCCTCCTCGACCTGGAGACCGGCGAGGAACTGGGCGCGGCCACGCTCCCGAACCCCCAGTCGGTGTACGGCGCCGACCTCATGTCCCGGCTCACCCACGCCATGGCAGGACCGGACGAACGGCGGGCGCTTCAGGCGCTGGCCGTGCGGGCCGTGGCTTACCTTTCCCGCCGGCTCCTGCGCCGGGCTGGCCTGCCGCCCGAGGCGGCGGTGGCCGCCGCGGTCGTCGGCAACACCGCCATGCACCACCTGTTCCTCGGCCTGCCGGTGGAGGGCCTGGCCGTCGCGCCCTACCGCCCCGTCGTGCGCGGCGGCCTCGACACCCCGGCGGCGGCCCTGGGGGACCTGGGCATCCACCCGCAGGCCCCGGTGCACACGCTTCCGGTCGTGGCCGGCTTCGTGGGGGCGGACGCCGTCGCCTGCGCCCTGGCGGCGGGGCTGGACCGGACCGGGGAAACTGTTCTGGTCGTCGACATCGGGACGAACGGGGAGGCCGTGCTGGCCCACCGCGGCGAGCTGTGGGCCGCCTCCGCCCCGGCGGGGCCGGCGTTCGAGGGCGGCGAGCTTTCGATGGGCATGCGGGCCGGCCCTGGGGCGGTGGAGTCCGTGGAGTGGGACGGGGCCGGCCTGCGCGTCGGCGTGGCCGGTGGCGACCGGGCCGTGGCCCGGGGGGTGTGCGGGTCGGGTCTCCTCGACGCCGCGCAGGTGCTCCTTGCCACGGGTGCCCTGGACCCGGACGGGCGCCTGCACGCGCGCGGGCCTCTGGCCGGCCGCATCCGGGAGGGCGCGTGGGAGGGGCTGGCCTTCGTCCTGGCCGAGCCGCCGGGCGAGCCGACGGTCGTGCTCACCCAGCGGGACCTGCGCCAGCTCCAGCTGGCCAAGGGCGCGGTCCGGAGCGGGGTGGAGGTGCTCCTCCGGAGCGCGGGCGTGACGCCGGCGGAACTGGACGCCGTGCTCCTGGCCGGCGGCTTCGGGAACTACCTGCGCCGGGAGGCGGCGCTGGCCACGGGCCTCCTGCCGCAGGTACCCCCGGAGCGCGTCGTCCCGGCGGGCAACCTGGCCGCACAGGGCGCCAAGCTCGCCCTGCTGAGCCGGGAGGCGCGCCGGCGCGCGGCGGTCCTGGCGCAGCGGATCCGCCACGTGGACCTGGCCACCCACCCCGACTTCGAGGCGGTGTTCATGGCCGCCCTCGCCTTCCCCGCCGGCGTTCGTTGA